The Zingiber officinale cultivar Zhangliang chromosome 10A, Zo_v1.1, whole genome shotgun sequence genome contains a region encoding:
- the LOC122027840 gene encoding protein COFACTOR ASSEMBLY OF COMPLEX C SUBUNIT B CCB2, chloroplastic-like yields MAVSGCRSSAVAGVKWSFIRTLPTLPTRGPPPFLLLPGSTRALVRRRFLFTLAARDSNPQQQKQQQQEINVSILRFTFGIPGLDESYLPRYLGIALGTLIVINHVFSAASATPAQLRTEALGIFLATFSIILPYLGRFLEGAIVDRTSLPEGNRQIFLMPNNISDDLKEDMAWASYALLRTTNSISVIIAVNDGLCIRGYWNMPEDEDDSRDHLLQWFGNGIQQSGFFDLKETVYFPESLGSELRIPLPKGTLSMLVQPVIRVSDAFTNSIPPLENEGFLLLASNVRYAYSKKDRAWIKAVANKFLHTSEVKNTQGFVTSL; encoded by the exons ATGGCCGTGAGTGGATGCAGGTCGTCCGCCGTCGCCGGCGTGAAATGGTCCTTTATCCGTACGCTTCCTACTCTTCCGACGAGAGGCCCACctcccttcctcctccttcctggATCCACTAGAGCCCTTGTCCGCCGCCGCTTCCTCTTCACACTCGCTGCCCGGGACTCCAATCCCCAGCAACAAAAGCAGCAGCAGCAAGAGATCAACGTCTCCATCCTCCGTTTCACGTTTG GGATTCCGGGCCTTGACGAGTCCTACCTTCCGAGATACCTCGGGATTGCACTTGGCACTCTAATCGTGATCAACCACGTTTTCTCCGCTGCCTCCGCCACTCCTGCTCAGCTG AGAACTGAGGCTCTAGGGATTTTCTTGGCTACCTTCTCGATCATCCTCCCTTATCTCGGGAGGTTTCTTGAG GGTGCAATAGTGGATCGTACCTCACTGCCAGAAGGAAATAGGCAAATATTCCTCATGCCCAATAACATCTCAGACGATCTGAAGGAAGATATGGCATGGGCCTCTTATGCTCTTTTACGCACCACGAACAGCATATCAGTG ATTATAGCAGTTAATGATGGACTATGCATACGTGGATACTGGAACATGCCTGAAGATGAAGACGATTCGAGAGATCATCTATTGCAATGGTTTGGCAATGGGATTCAACAAAGTGGCTTTTTTGACCTGAAAGAAACAGTATATTTTCCTGAAAGCCTAG GATCTGAGTTAAGGATTCCACTACCTAAAGGGACTCTTTCAATGCTAGTGCAGCCAGTAATCAGAGTTTCTGATGCATTTACCAATTCGATTCCACCATTGGAGAATGAAGGGTTTCTCCTACTGGCATCCAACGTCAGATATGCATATTCCAAAAAGGATAGAGCTTGGATCAAGGCTGTTGCAAATAAGTTCTTACACACCAGTGAAGTAAAAAATACACAAGGATTTGTAACATCTCTGTGA
- the LOC122028098 gene encoding protein IQ-DOMAIN 22-like, whose amino-acid sequence MGRAARWIRGLLLGGKKAGEPTSEKKRWGFGKSYREKQRQQHYQPRGEEVRLTVPEADADERSKRAIAVAAATAAVAEAAVAAAQAAAVVVRLTASGGRAEREWEEQRAAVKIQSAFRGYLARRALKALRGLVKVQALVRGNIVRKQAAETLRCMQALVRVQARARACRSLCSSSSRPPAKASRPRARGSSATHFPAFCYPLTDENYERAVRPIASDGSFTLKRNSSRVEVDRAYLWDGDRAAGRKATNFSPAGDQKNAIIMEVDLECLSHIRKKSNHHHNHSGNSRSFTTVLASPSKDSSSGQSPFLHHGTSSLKQAADEDCAQSLWSDYMDCCPSYMANTESSRAKLRSYSAPRQRPEVEKQEPVAKRSSAHGSGQLPPLLPQRSASSSSLHAKFTNKAYPGSGRLDRLGTPIRI is encoded by the exons ATGGGCCGTGCCGCGAGGTGGATTCGGGGGCTCCTGCTCGGCGGGAAGAAGGCGGGCGAGCCGACGTCGGAGAAGAAGCGGTGGGGCTTCGGGAAGTCCTACCGGGAGAAGCAGCGGCAGCAGCACTACCAGCCGCGTGGCGAGGAGGTCCGGCTCACCGTGCCGGAAGCAGATGCAGACGAGCGCAGCAAGCGAGCCATCGCCGTGGCTGCTGCGACCGCGGCGGTGGCGGAGGCAGCAGTCGCCGCGGCGCAGGCAGCCGCGGTGGTTGTCAGACTGACGGCGAGCGGTGGAAGGGCGGAGCGGGAGTGGGAGGAGCAGCGGGCGGCTGTCAAGATCCAGTCCGCCTTCCGCGGTTACTTG GCGAGGCGAGCGCTCAAGGCGTTGAGGGGACTGGTGAAGGTCCAGGCGCTGGTCCGTGGTAACATTGTCAGGAAGCAGGCGGCGGAGACTCTCCGGTGCATGCAGGCGCTGGTGCGCGTCCAGGCGAGAGCCCGGGCGTGTCGGTCTCTCTGTTCGTCGAGCAGCCGTCCACCGGCAAAAGCTTCCCGTCCTCGCGCGCGCGGAAGCTCGGCTACTCATTTCCCTGCTTTCTGTTATCCTCTAACTGATGAGAATTATGAACGTGCTGTTCGACCAATTGCCTCCGATGGATCTTTCACTCTCAAG AGGAATTCATCGAGAGTGGAAGTCGACAGAGCATATTTGTGGGACGGCGACCGAGCCGCAGGAAGGAAGGCCACAAATTTCTCGCCGGCCGGCGACCAGAAGAACGCCATAATCATGGAAGTCGACCTAGAATGCTTATCCCACATCCGCAAGAAGAGCAACCACCACCATAACCACTCCGGCAACAGCCGGAGCTTCACCACCGTGCTCGCCTCGCCGTCGAAGGACTCCTCCTCCGGCCAGAGCCCGTTCTTACACCACGGAACGTCGTCTCTGAAGCAGGCCGCCGACGAGGACTGTGCTCAGAGCTTGTGGAGCGACTACATGGACTGCTGCCCGAGCTACATGGCGAACACGGAGTCGTCGAGGGCGAAACTGCGGTCTTATAGCGCCCCGAGGCAGaggccggaggtggagaagcagGAGCCCGTGGCGAAGAGGTCGTCAGCGCACGGAAGCGGCCAGCTTCCGCCATTGTTGCCTCAGAGGAgtgcttcttcatcttctttgcaTGCGAAATTCACCAACAAAGCATATCCAGGATCGGGGAGGTTGGACAGATTGGGGACGCCTATAAGAATCTGA